Proteins from a single region of Syngnathus typhle isolate RoL2023-S1 ecotype Sweden linkage group LG10, RoL_Styp_1.0, whole genome shotgun sequence:
- the LOC133161606 gene encoding uncharacterized protein LOC133161606, which yields MILKSVSRGAKNLFIAPIQEELSTNPLPLTDEAFSSMPKATCQTCGVAVPVPLLTEHIKSCGVMYVGSDDNLADVESSEPEDRKSDMHECPVCTEMFTTDFIEVHASSCVERAGKEVCNESIVIEEEQAAMPGPSGTCATATDDWLTISDPTKAISQCADSFLRIHQTESPLLLSMDIRKSPAEQDMALISFYKRNHVEWGRPLNCKLEGDTAIGQGVTRFFFSTCMEKLKSGFSINFANSNVTRLLEGETGHLVPSASHFLVESDMFMVAGRMVGHSFLHGGPCLLGISPAVIHVLLGGSPETATVTLEDCPDLDIRETIGLVIGRVTRQIKQLRRGLKETPMWTLLTQRPDTVALLFPEEGAGNFSPEVLLHRLTWPCEDSDDDDDCSVDTKCRISGYLRQFIANATPTELTNLVKFWTGWEILPPSLSVEVVEGRYPTASTCFETLRIPGHYKDYTSFKCDILACIYSCHTGFGLV from the exons ATGATCTTGAAGTCTGTAAGTCGTGGGGCTAAAAATCTATTCATAGCCCCAATTCAAGAGGAACTCAGCACAAATCCCCTACCACTGACTGATGAAGCATTCAGTAGCATGCCAAAAGCCACATGTCAGACGTGTGGAGTTGCAGTTCCTGTTCCACTCCTGACGGAACACATCAAGTCTTGTGGTGTCATGTATGTTGGCAGTGATGATAACCTGGCTGATGTGGAAAGCAGTGAGCCTGAAGACAGGAAAT CAGATATGCACGAATGTCCTGTCTGCACAGAAATGTTTACTACTGACTTTATTGAGGTACACGCTTCTTCATGTGTGGAAAG GGCAGGAAAAGAGGTGTGCAATGAAAGCATTGTAATTGAGGAAGAGCAAGCGGCAATGCCTGGACCATCCGGAACTTGTGCAACTGCTACAGATG ACTGGTTAACTATCAGTGACCCCACCAAGGCCATATCTCAGTGTGCTGACAGTTTTCTGCGTATTCATCAAACTGAGAGCCCCTTACTTCTCAGCATGGACATCAGAAAAAGCCCTGCTGAACAGGACATGGCACTAATCTCCTTCTACAAGCGAAATCATGTGGAATGGGGACGGCCTCTGAATTGCAAACTTGAAG GAGATACTGCTATTGGACAGGGTGTAACTCGCTTCTTTTTCTCAACATGCATGGAAAAAttgaagtcagggttttccatcaATTTTG CAAACTCAAATGTTACGCGGCTTTTGGAAGGAGAGACTGGCCATTTGGTTCCCTCAGCCTCTCACTTTCTTGTTGAAAGTGATATGTTCATGGTGGCGGGGAGAATGGTAGGCCACTCCTTTCTACATGGCGGACCATGCCTGTTGGGAATCAGCCCTGCAGTGATTCATGTCCTACTTGGTGGAAGTCCTGAAACTGCAACTGTTACACTTGAAGACTGTCCAGACCTGGATATCAGAGAAACAATCGGACTT GTAATAGGACGTGTCACAAGGCAAATTAAGCAGCTGAGACGAGGTCTTAAAGAAACCCCAATGTGGACACTGTTGACCCAAAGACCAGACACAGTGGCTTTGCTTTTTCCTGAAGAGGGAGCAGGAAATTTCAGCCCTGAG GTGCTTCTTCATCGACTCACATGGCCTTGTGAGGATagtgacgatgatgacgattgTTCAGTTGACACCAAATGCCGCATATCGGGCTATCTTCGACAGTTCATTGCTAATG CAACACCAACTGAACTGACCAACCTGGTAAAATTCTGGACCGGATGGGAGATCCTACCACCAAGTCTCTCTGTAGAAGTGGTCGAGGGCAGATACCCCACAGCCTCCACTTGCTTTGAGACCCTGCGCATCCCAGGGCATTACAAGGATTACACATCTTTTAAATGTGACATCCTGGCCTGTATTTACAGTTGCCATACAGGATTTGGTCTTGTGTGA